A genomic window from Lotus japonicus ecotype B-129 chromosome 1, LjGifu_v1.2 includes:
- the LOC130727543 gene encoding FBD-associated F-box protein At5g56370-like, translated as MKKMKMEDGISTLPDALLCHILSFLTTKEAVATSVLSKRWIPLWRSVPTLHFKDANYHTDIGHADHDIVKDVCSRIVQSVYAVILSRDFQLPIKKFYLRLNDVCQPFYDPANVSVWVNAVVQRQLEHLDISLPYPMLSTPRANLSSIFSCRTLVVLKLRGGLELKRFPSVHFPCLKVLHLQGALLLHDVPYLAELLSGCPVLENLKQSLIFYQEYVPLTNREFNTLPKLVRADISETIFRMNMFNNVHFLRIDEICEGLLRGGECMFYNLTHIELVYANYNYDWFEVVKFLKYCPKLQVLVINQPDFYDYDLDQLHISDWQDPPSVPKCILLHLKVCYLNDYRGTKGELQFARYIMRHGRFLKRMTISSSTAENQRGKLKNVKKLFSCTRRSATCKFSFK; from the exons atgaagaaaatgaagatggagGATGGGATTAGCACCTTACCCGATGCGCTCCTCTGCCACATTCTCAGTTTTCTCACAACCAAGGAAGCCGTTGCGACAAGCGTTCTCTCCAAGAGGTGGATTCCGCTGTGGCGTTCCGTCCCCACTCTGCACTTCAAAGATGCCAACTATCATACTGATATAGGACATGCCGACCATGATATAGTAAAAGACGTTTGTTCCCGCATTGTTCAGTCCGTGTATGCAGTTATCCTCTCCCGAGATTTCCAGCTACCCATTAAAAAATTCTACCTCAGGCTCAACGATGTCTGTCAACCCTTTTACGACCCTGCCAATGTTAGCGTGTGGGTTAATGCTGTTGTGCAACGCCAGCTTGAGCATCTCGATATCTCCCTGCCCTATCCCATGTTGTCTACTCCACGAGCCAACTTGTCTTCCATCTTCAGTTGCAGGACTCTTGTGGTTCTCAAGTTGCGGGGGGGCTTAGAGTTGAAACGTTTTCCCTCTGTTCATTTTCCCTGCCTTAAAGTCCTGCATCTGCAAGGCGCATTGCTTCTCCATGACGTTCCATATCTTGCTGAGCTTCTTTCCGGATGTCCGGTTCTTGAAAATTTGAAGCAAAGTCTTATATTTTATCAAGAATATGTCCCTCTCACTAACAGAGAGTTTAATACCTTACCCAAGTTGGTCAGAGCAGATatttcagaaacaatttttaGGATGAACATGTTTAACAATGTCCATTTTCTGCGAATAGATGAG ATTTGCGAAGGACTCCTTCGCGGCGGTGAATGTATGTTTTACAATTTAACCCATATTGAACTTGTCTATGCCAATTATAATTATGATTGGTTTGAGGTAGTGAAATTTCTCAAGTATTGCCCCAAGCTTCAAGTTCTTGTCATTAACCAG CCAGACTTTTATGACTACGACCTTGATCAACTCCACATAAGCGATTGGCAAGACCCACCATCTGTTCCTAAATGCATTCTACTACACCTTAAAGTTTGCTATCTAAATGATTATAGAGGCACAAAAGGTGAGCTTCAATTTGCAAGATATATTATGCGGCATGGAAGGTTTTTGAAGAGGATGACAATTTCCAGTAGCACTGCCGAGAATCAACGAGGAAAgcttaaaaatgtaaaaaaattattctcatGCACGAGGCGCTCTGCAACTTGTAAATTTTCCTTTAAATGA